One Phaseolus vulgaris cultivar G19833 chromosome 4, P. vulgaris v2.0, whole genome shotgun sequence DNA window includes the following coding sequences:
- the LOC137838694 gene encoding uncharacterized protein produces the protein MQVMELDSIITRVSVKKDVVDILEWRNEDSGCFTVKLAYGSLTSMDRDTQKQVFINLWKVKTFPYVLLTTWRVLLGKIPTRLCLKKRGVLLNFALCALCESEEESCQHLFLECKYAWKVWNLCFKWFGILFVQHNVIETHFESFILTAGSKKQNLIWKGVWTAVIRCSWEHRNAVVFNEGVVDVDEVFYKVQLKSWMALKHKGPRFSYSLSDWVLNPWPCISSYK, from the coding sequence ATGCAGGTTATGGAGTTAGATAGCATTATAACTAGGGTAAGTGTTAAGAAGGATGTTGTGGATATCCTGGAATGGCGGAATGAGGATTCAGGCTGTTTCACGGTGAAATTAGCGTACGGGAGCCTAACCAGTATGGACAGGGACACGCAAAAACAAGTGTTTATTAATCTCTGGAAGGTGAAGACGTTTCCTTATGTTCTGCTTACAACATGGAGGGTGTTGCTGGGAAAAATCCCAACAAGACTCTGTTTGAAAAAGAGAGGAGTGCTGCTAAATTTTGCCTTGTGTGCTTTGTGTGAGTCTGAGGAGGAATCATGTCAACACTTGTTTCTGGAGTGTAAGTATGCTTGGAAGGTCTGGAATCTGTGCTTTAAATGGTTTGGTATTCTTTTTGTCCAACATAATGTCATTGAGACTCATTTTGAGAGTTTTATCCTCACTGCTGGtagtaagaaacaaaatttgatATGGAAAGGTGTGTGGACAGCTGTTATTCGATGCTCGTGGGAGCATAGAAATGCAGTGGTTTTCAATGAAGGTGTAGTGGATGTGGATGAAGTGTTCTATAAGGTACAGCTGAAATCGTGGATGGCGTTGAAGCATAAGGGACCTAGGTTCTCTTATTCGCTCTCTGATTGGGTGTTGAACCCATGGCCCTGTATCAGCAGCTACAAGTAG